Proteins encoded in a region of the Zea mays cultivar B73 chromosome 4, Zm-B73-REFERENCE-NAM-5.0, whole genome shotgun sequence genome:
- the LOC103653271 gene encoding uncharacterized protein, with protein sequence MNSTRPNVASKGPHSNMSKGRDGPSQGSDDLARSFLGTVFTANKVRSMQAVVRDLRQLAAKYASNRKDGSKLQALCNAAKNCASLPHDELNRKIHLVAVPGHSVFVAKHEDKRALRNIFILLFRHKEPNGTLTKQEVVAAAAKHIKREITDREYHQVVTEICISTEDGHLLLKNGDEP encoded by the exons ATGAATTCAACCAGACCTAATGTTGCTTCTAAAGGGCCTCATTCAAATATGAGCAAGGGCAGGGATGGCCCATCTCAAGGAAGTGATGACCTTGCGCGATCTTTTTTGGGCACTGTTTTCACTGCCAATAAAGTTCGCAG CATGCAGGCAGTTGTTAGAGACTTGCGCCAGTTGGCTGCAAAATATGCTTCCAATAGAAAGGATGGATCCAAACTGCAAGCTCTGTGCAATGCTGCAAAAAATTGTGCATCGCTGCCTCATGATGAGCTGAATCGAAAAATACATCTAGTTGCTGTTCCTGGTCATAGTGTTTTTGTTGCAAAGCATGAGGATAAGCGAGCTCTACG AAACATATTTATTTTGCTCTTCCGTCACAAAGAACCCAATGGAACATTGACTAAGCAGgaagttgttgctgctgctgcgaaACATATAAAAAGAGAGATTACTGACAGAGAGTACCATCAG GTTGTGACGGAGATCTGCATTTCTACAGAAGATGGGCACTTGCTGTTGAAAAATGGTGATGAGCCCTGA
- the LOC103653270 gene encoding uncharacterized protein, with product MPPGRMVGETTRTDLGDVPITDYEKERALNVMRNNNMLRSLGITGLTSLIRSSKTRKNSIAHDDFVSLYEPDHNEDNDHHVADQDVPLNCQRRNTNMSTVSGGTKGSKRVLAPNAEDQVRRVTRQKTKEISSADKDLHGSTTNTEEHALISANCSTQHDDEIQICDEGKRRPEVPMQAAMLASEGGIAIRQHMPILTHWKEYKNDKSYLEDFVGRIGGQFAVDTKNKDVRYACADLMRCNQRQMRYKLKKAYFNGVAADKVRTTSPLSTMTDEQWMQLVNMWSTPKHKDKCVNNKVIRGKVRFQQKTGSRSYIAHMHAVKQAKYGDAPPSAIDLFKECHCSSKTGFAEHVKEAIDTMEALVAEPGVEGKESKTPTEVVAQVLASSKFLQNIGLVPATKKSSNGSDPTRVAELEAELESEKQNSLEVRAQLNALKQKVEESEEARAKELEKINDLQKGADETNALLRRLFSLNK from the exons ATGCCCCCTGGAAGGATGGTTGGAGAAACAACACGCACAGACCTTGGTG ATGTGCCAATTACTGACTATGAAAAAGAGAGGGCTCTAAATGTGATGAGGAACAACAACATGTTGAGAAGCCTTGGTATAACTGGATTAACATCACTTATTCGATCAAGTAAAACAAGGAAGAACTCTATCGCTCATGATGACTTTGTTTCATTGTATGAACCGGATCATAATGAAGACAATGATCATCATGTGGCTGATCAG GATGTACCTTTAAACTGTCAAAGAAGGAACACCAACATGTCTACTGTTTCTGGAGGAACAAAAGGATCCAAGAGAGTGCTAGCACCTAATGCAGAAGACCAAGTTCGCAGAGTAACTAGACAGAAGACAAAGGAAATATCTTCAGCTGATAAAGATCTTCATGGTTCGACTACAAATACAGAAGAGCATGCATTGATTTCTGCCAATTGTTCTACACAACATGATGACGAGATTCAGATTTGTGATGAAG GGAAGAGACGTCCAGAGGTTCCTATGCAAGCTGCAATGCTTGCATCGGAAGGAGGAATTGCAATTAGGCAACATATGCCGATCCTGACACACTGGAAGGAATACAAGAATGACAAGTCCTATTTGGAAGACTTCGTCGGAAGAATTGGT GGTCAATTTGCCGTAGACACCAAAAACAAAGATGTCAGATATGCATGTGCTGATTTGATGAGGTGTAATCAGCGACAAATGAGATATAAGCTCAAAAAGGCTTACTTTAATGGTGTGGCAGCAGACAAAGTGAGAACAACATCACCGTTGAGTACTATGACAGATGAGCAATGGATGCAACTAGTGAATATGTGGTCTACCCCAAAGCACAAG GACAAGTGTGTGAACAACAAAGTGATTCGTGGCAAAGTTCGGTTCCAGCAAAAGACAGGATCTCGGAGTTACATTGCACATATGCATGCCGTG AAGCAAGCCAAATATGGAGATGCACCACCAAGTGCAATTGATCTTTTTAAAGAGTGCCATTGTAGCAGCAAGACTGGTTTTGCTGAGCATGTAAAGGAAGCAATT GACACAATGGAAGCACTTGTGGCTGAACCTGGAGTAGAAGGGAAAGAATCTAAGACCCCTACAGAAGTAGTTGCTCAAGTGTTGGCTtcatcaaaatttcttcaaaatatTGGTCTTGTACCTGCCACAAAGAAAAGCAGCAATGGTTCTGATCCTACACGTGTGGCAGAACTTGAGGCAGAACTTGAATCAGAGAAGCAAAACTCATTAGAGGTTAGAGCTCAGTTAAATGCCCTCAAGCAGAAGGTAGAAGAATCAGAAGAAGCAAGGGCTAAGGagttagaaaagattaatgatctACAAAAAGGAGCAGATGAGACCAATGCTCTCCTTCGTCGTCTCTTTAGCCTCAATAAGTAG
- the LOC103653272 gene encoding uncharacterized protein, with translation MDRSWINATLFSKPHLEGVSEFMQLVTERFNVNEEILCPCRKCLNRLSGHRGQVEDHLYLHGMASTYTRWMYHGEAMDDIINENGDQQDEHVSFNEDAGMNQDEDLGDRINGMVEELYTAEDEDKRKSMFGDILEEMKQELYPSATYTRFSFVVKLLHIKSFYRISNVGFTAVLKLLTSAFPNCSLPSSFGDANKLIRALGLGYVSIHVCLNNCVLFRKNYAKHDQCPICGESRWKDTNRRIPQKVLRHFPLIPRLKRMFASKEIAKQAQWHKFKRKHVENELSHPADGEAWKDFDRKYGWFAEDARNIRLGLASDGFNPFGKMSSSYSMWPVFLIPYNFPPWECMEQSNFIMGLLIPGLECPGKDFDVFMEPLIEELLELWKGVTTWDALSGNNFELHSAVIWCIHDYPALSTLSGRVTKGYYACVHCDKNPCSKRIRNKICYVYHRRFLPKDHLWRRNKTFDGHSEQREKPEEFSIDELLQQLERVKDVRPGKHTKSKKRKREIEGQCWKRRSCLWDLPYWSSLKLRHNLDVMHIEKNICEYFLGTFLDIVGKTKDTINARLDLEDMGIRKHLHLKHNGDSYNVPHAPYTMNKTQKVAFCDFLRSVKFPDGYVSNLATCFSTDGCNLQALKTHDCHILLQRILPVAIRGIMNKDIYEALAELGIFFQQLCAKTLKLDVLQRMKVEIPIILCKLEKIFPPSFFDVMLHLAIHLPDEAILRGPVQYGWMYPVERRLCTLKRFVRNMARPEGSIAEAYVANECLTACSRYFDDVDTRHNREGRNKEHVDMRRGRFYVFQHGVELLGAPRITYLEDDYNKMVWYVLNNCSEVEPYIKMYKEELENEGTIDVEKTIEKQFSSWFKKHIARLRFFEGEGIDDDLYALACEPDLRVRIFSACLVDGVRYHTVDRERNRRTQNSGVMVEGTHNNECIDFYGCLKEIIEL, from the exons ATGGACAGATCATGGATCAATGCAACACTATTCAGCAAGCCACACCTGGAAGGAGTTAGTGAGTTCATGCAGCTTGTAACAGAGCGATTTAATGTGAATGAAGAAATACTTTGTCCATGCCGCAAGTGTTTGAATCGTCTTAGTGGACATAGAGGACAGGTGGAGGACCACTTATATCTTCATGGGATGGCTAGTACATACACTAGGTGGATGTATCATGGAGAAGCCATGGATGACATAATTAATGAAAATGGTGACCAGCAGGATGAACATGTGAGTTTCAATGAAGATGCTGGTATGAATCAAGATGAAGATCTTGGTGATAGGATTAATGGTATGGTAGAGGAGTTATACACAGCCGAAGATGAAGATAAAAGGAAATCTATGTTTGGAGATATACTAGAGGAGATGAAACAAGAACTTTATCCTAGTGCAACTTATACAAGATTTTCGTTTGTGGTGAAGTTGCTTCATATTAAGTCGTTTTATCGTATCAGCAATGTTGGCTTCACTGCAGTACTGAAGTTGTTGACATCAGCATTTCCTAATTGCTCCCTTCCTTCATCTTTTGGAGATGCAAATAAACTTATTCGTGCACTGGGACTTGGGTATGTTTCAATCCATGTGTGCCTAAATAACTGTGTTTTGTTTCGGAAGAACTATGCAAAGCACGATCAATGTCCAATTTGCGGTGAATCAAGATGGAAAGATACAAATAGACGGATTCCTCAGAAGGTACTGCGCCATTTTCCTTTGATCCCTAGGCTAAAGAGAATGTTTGCTTCCAAAGAAATAGCAAAACAGGCACAATGGCATAAGTTCAAGAGGAAACATGTGGAGAATGAGCTTAGTCATCCAGCTGATGGGGAGGCATGGAAAGATTTTGATAGAAAATACGGCTGGTTTGCAGAAGATGCAAGGAACATTAGGCTTGGGCTCGCTAGTGATGGTTTCAATCCTTTTGGAAAAATGAGCTCATCATATAGCATGTGGCCAGTATTTCTTATACCGTACAACTTTCCTCCATGGGAATGTATGGAACAATCCAACTTCATTATGGGTCTACTCATTCCTGGCCTAGAATGCCCAGGAAAGGATTTTGATGTCTTTATGGAACCACTTATTGAAGAGTTGTtggagctttggaaaggtgtcACTACTTGGGATGCATTGAGTGGAAACAATTTTGAACTACATTCTGCAGTTATATGGTGCATTCACGACTATCCAGCTCTGAGCACATTATCAGGTCGGGTCACAAAAGGCTATTACGCTTGTGTGCATTGTGACAAAAATCCTTGCTCCAAAAGAATAAGGAACAAGATATGCTATGTTTATCATCGACGTTTCCTTCCAAAAGATCATCTTTGGAGGAGAAATAAAACTTTTGATGGTCATAGTGAACAACGTGAGAAGCCAGAGGAATTTAGCATAGATGAGTTGCTCCAACAATTGGAGAGGGTAAAAGATGTAAGACCAGGAAAACATACTAAAAGCAAAAAGAGAAAGAGGGAAATAGAAGGTCAATGTTGGAAGCGAAGATCATGTCTATGGGATTTGCCATATTGGTCAAGTTTGAAGTTGCGCCACAATCTTGATGTAATGCACATTGAAAAAAATATATGTGAGTACTTTCTTGGTACATTTCTTGACATTGTTGGAAAGACAAAGGACACCATTAATGCTAGGCTTGATTTGGAGGACATGGGCATAAGGAAACATTTACACTTAAAGCATAATGGGGACTCATACAATGTTCCGCATGCACCATACACAATGAATAAAACACAGAAGGTTGCTTTTTGTGACTTTTTGAGAAGTGTGAAATTCCCTGATGGCTATGTTTCTAACTTAGCAACATGTTTTAGTACTGATGGATGCAACCTCCAAGCATTGAAAACTCATGATTGTCATATCCTTCTTCAAAGAATTTTACCTGTTGCTATTAGAGGAATCATGAATAAGGACATATATGAAGCACTTGCTGAATTAGGTATTTTCTTTCAGCAGTTATGTGCTAAGACATTGAAGTTGGATGTTTTACAAAGAATGAAAGTTGAAATCCCAATCATTTTGTGCAAACTTGAGAAAATATTTCCTCCTTCTTTCTTTGATGTGATGCTGCACTTGGCTATTCATTTACCTGACGAGGCAATCCTAAGAGGACCAGTACAATATGGGTGGATGTATCCAGTGGAAAGAAGGTTGTGTACGTTGAAACGTTTTGTAAGAAATATGGCTAGACCTGAAGGATCCATTGCAGAAGCATATGTTGCTAATGAGTGCTTGACAGCTTGCTCAAGGTACTTCGATGATGTTGACACACGACACAATCGGGAGGGTAGGAACAAAGAGCATGTTGATATGAGAAGAGGTAgattttatgtttttcagcatggAGTTGAACTTCTTGGAGCGCCAAGAATTACATACCTTGAAGATGATTACAATAAGATGGTTTGGTATGTTCTAAACAATTGTTCAGAAGTGGAGCCATATATAAA GATGTACAAGGAAGAGTTAGAGAATGAAGGGACTATTGATGTTGAAAAAACCATTGAGAAGCAATTTTCCTCATGGTTTAAGAAGCAT ATTGCAAGATTGCGATTTTTTGAGGGAGAAGGCATTGATGACGACCTATATGCATTGGCATGTGAACCGGATTTGCGAGTTCGAATTTTTTCTGCATGTCTTGTTGATGGTGTCCGGTACCACACCGTTGACCGTGAGAGAAATAGAAGAACCCAAAACAGTGGAGTCATGGTTGAGGGCACTCATAATAATGAATGCATTGATTTTTATGGCTGCTTAAAAGAAATAATTGAGTTGTAG